In Paenibacillus kyungheensis, the following are encoded in one genomic region:
- a CDS encoding pectate lyase: protein MLASVVTIVPTTAVPTTTVEAAGVTNTTIVVKAGEVYDGKGARFIAGSALGDGSQKEGQKPIFRVENGGTLKNVVLGYPAADGVHTYGNATLENIVWEDIGEDAMTIKESGTVTLKGGSATNGDDKMFQINAASTFKVSNFKGSKAGKFIRQLGGSTFKVNVTIDNCDISDMKEAIFRTDSSTSTVKMTNTRYHNVGTKFIGVKNITESGNTQY, encoded by the coding sequence ATGTTAGCATCAGTTGTAACAATTGTGCCGACAACTGCTGTACCAACAACTACAGTAGAAGCAGCCGGTGTCACTAACACTACAATCGTTGTCAAAGCAGGCGAAGTGTATGATGGCAAAGGAGCACGCTTCATCGCAGGAAGTGCTCTTGGAGATGGCAGTCAAAAAGAAGGTCAAAAACCTATTTTCCGCGTTGAAAATGGAGGTACATTGAAAAATGTAGTACTTGGTTATCCAGCGGCTGATGGCGTACATACTTATGGGAACGCTACTCTGGAGAACATCGTCTGGGAAGATATCGGTGAAGATGCAATGACAATCAAAGAAAGTGGAACAGTTACTCTTAAAGGTGGTTCGGCTACCAATGGTGATGATAAAATGTTCCAGATCAATGCAGCTTCTACATTCAAAGTAAGCAACTTTAAAGGTTCTAAAGCAGGTAAATTTATTCGTCAATTGGGCGGAAGTACATTTAAAGTAAATGTAACGATCGACAATTGCGATATTTCTGATATGAAAGAAGCGATTTTCCGTACAGATAGTTCTACCAGTACAGTGAAAATGACTAATACTCGTTACCATAATGTAGGCACTAAATTTATCGGTGTGAAAAACATTACGGAAAGTGGTAACACTCAATACTAA
- a CDS encoding metallophosphoesterase family protein, which produces MIIGIVSDTHISSRNRYLPAHLLEGLQGVDLIVHAGDFCDWWVYEKLSELAPVEAVAGNNDGDDIVERLGLQKIIEVAGKRIGLVHGDGWRGTTPDRAFNTFPNEAVDIIVFGHSHTPLSEIREDILLFNPGSPTDKRREPRYSYGKIIIEGDQVSAEHFFFDKE; this is translated from the coding sequence TTGATTATTGGCATTGTATCCGATACACATATATCTAGTCGTAATCGTTATCTGCCAGCTCATTTATTAGAAGGGTTGCAAGGGGTAGACCTTATTGTACATGCAGGAGATTTCTGTGATTGGTGGGTGTATGAAAAGTTATCTGAATTGGCTCCTGTCGAAGCAGTAGCAGGTAACAATGATGGAGACGATATTGTAGAACGACTTGGATTGCAGAAAATAATAGAGGTTGCTGGCAAGCGAATTGGTCTGGTTCATGGAGATGGATGGAGAGGTACAACGCCGGATCGAGCGTTTAACACTTTTCCTAATGAAGCTGTCGATATCATCGTATTCGGGCATTCTCATACGCCTTTATCTGAGATACGGGAAGATATCCTATTATTCAATCCAGGATCACCGACAGACAAGCGTCGCGAACCAAGATACTCTTACGGTAAAATTATAATCGAAGGCGATCAAGTATCAGCCGAACATTTCTTTTTTGATAAAGAATAA
- a CDS encoding (2Fe-2S)-binding protein translates to MELSLDRDMLKAKFYLIMEPHPDAIYSASFAELSTVEGMRKFLQFYAPLLKAPDTEPAGTFFCSWLGRIALAEQYYLSFYNRSIALDLENLTMDMYESNGYCQFAFRIQQWSEEQGTGASAERELFRQTHLKQLYQQTLRPLIEAISTVTGAHARVFWRQFPSQFNYFIQAWQEEASSTTIVEQIKEDHHYVTTQMEAETFGLSRNPLHIPTRYTTSIQGDQSIPLKSACCLYHRMDDGDYCFSCPKLSETDRDERRLAYQSKEGN, encoded by the coding sequence ATGGAGCTTAGCTTGGATCGTGATATGTTAAAAGCTAAATTTTATCTCATAATGGAACCACATCCGGATGCCATATATAGCGCTTCTTTTGCAGAATTAAGTACAGTGGAAGGCATGAGGAAGTTTTTACAGTTCTATGCTCCTTTGCTAAAAGCACCGGATACAGAGCCAGCAGGAACTTTTTTCTGTTCCTGGTTAGGTCGCATTGCTTTGGCAGAGCAATATTATCTTTCCTTTTATAATAGAAGTATTGCATTAGACTTAGAAAATCTAACGATGGATATGTATGAAAGTAATGGATATTGTCAGTTTGCATTTCGGATTCAGCAGTGGAGTGAAGAGCAAGGAACCGGTGCTTCTGCGGAGCGAGAATTATTTCGCCAGACTCATCTCAAACAGTTGTATCAACAAACGCTTCGTCCTTTGATCGAAGCAATATCGACAGTTACAGGCGCTCATGCTCGCGTATTCTGGCGGCAATTCCCAAGCCAGTTTAATTATTTTATTCAAGCATGGCAAGAAGAAGCTTCATCGACAACGATTGTAGAGCAGATTAAAGAAGATCATCACTATGTGACCACACAAATGGAAGCGGAAACGTTTGGCTTATCACGCAATCCGCTCCATATACCCACTCGTTATACGACCAGTATTCAAGGAGATCAATCAATTCCGTTAAAAAGCGCTTGTTGCTTGTATCATCGTATGGATGACGGAGATTATTGTTTCTCTTGTCCTAAGCTTAGTGAAACCGATCGAGATGAACGTCGTCTCGCTTATCAGAGTAAGGAGGGGAACTAA
- the glpX gene encoding class II fructose-bisphosphatase — translation MEREMALEIVRVTEVAALASAPWMGRGDKNSADEAATLAMRAMFDSVSINGTVVIGEGEMDEAPMLYIGEKVGNTDSPEVDVAVDPLEGTAIVAKGLNNALSVIAVADKGNLLHAPDMYMEKLAVGPALVGKLSIEDPVDVTLHKASKALGKNMADITVMILDRDRHESIIKTLRKVGVRIKFISDGDVAGAMAPAFPEAGIDLYLGSGGAPEGVLAAAALSCLGGELQGRLMPANAAEFERCQAMGIENPYQILTMQDMIGTDDVIFAATGVTPGEILGGVRYLADDRAETHSIVMRAKTKTIRYIKSLHYLPNKEVLHKVRKIQATGQPEDRRIAAVESVVSTKKQPVESKSSS, via the coding sequence ATGGAACGCGAGATGGCATTGGAAATTGTAAGAGTAACAGAAGTCGCGGCATTGGCTTCGGCTCCCTGGATGGGACGCGGTGACAAGAACAGCGCAGACGAGGCGGCTACACTAGCGATGCGTGCGATGTTCGACTCTGTATCGATTAACGGTACTGTTGTAATCGGTGAGGGTGAGATGGATGAAGCTCCAATGTTGTATATTGGAGAAAAAGTGGGAAACACAGATTCACCAGAAGTAGATGTAGCAGTAGACCCGTTAGAAGGAACAGCCATTGTGGCGAAGGGGTTGAATAATGCACTGTCGGTTATTGCTGTAGCCGATAAAGGTAACCTTCTGCATGCTCCTGATATGTATATGGAGAAATTAGCTGTAGGCCCTGCATTAGTAGGCAAGCTCAGTATTGAAGATCCTGTCGATGTGACTTTGCATAAAGCATCCAAAGCACTCGGTAAAAATATGGCGGATATCACGGTTATGATATTAGATCGTGATCGTCATGAAAGTATTATCAAAACATTGCGTAAAGTAGGCGTTCGGATCAAATTTATCAGCGATGGCGATGTAGCAGGCGCTATGGCTCCTGCTTTCCCCGAAGCAGGGATTGATCTTTACTTAGGATCAGGAGGCGCACCGGAAGGTGTACTGGCTGCTGCTGCACTATCCTGCCTTGGTGGTGAACTACAAGGTAGATTGATGCCAGCCAATGCAGCGGAGTTTGAACGCTGTCAGGCAATGGGTATCGAAAATCCGTACCAGATTCTTACGATGCAGGATATGATCGGCACCGACGATGTTATTTTTGCCGCAACAGGTGTAACGCCTGGTGAAATCCTGGGTGGTGTTCGTTATCTGGCGGATGATCGTGCAGAGACGCATTCAATCGTTATGCGTGCCAAAACCAAAACGATCCGTTATATCAAATCTCTTCATTACTTACCGAACAAAGAAGTACTTCACAAAGTCAGAAAAATTCAAGCAACCGGACAGCCTGAAGATCGCCGTATAGCGGCTGTAGAATCTGTTGTAAGCACCAAAAAGCAACCGGTTGAATCGAAATCTTCTTCTTAA
- a CDS encoding M4 family metallopeptidase has translation MKKTFGFILAGSLLIGAQAPAFAASANEVTPLGDYTPQVITQSTLVTSGLAGDAKVWKFLDRQKRTIAGDQQATAQQVFDITKRQADSSTGTEHYRINQIYEGVPVYGAEQTLHFDKTGNVSLYLGSVVEDVYGKLSDAKDAKAAVTPKISASEAIKIAEKDAASKIGSLGEAQKAPSAKLYVYAPEDKASLAYVTEVNVLTPEPLRTRYFIDAKDGSILFQYDLIEHATGTGKGVLGDTKSFTTTVSGSSNLLIDSTRGKGVQTYTAANRSTLPGSTVSSTSSTFNDPAAVDAHTYAERVYDFYKSNFGRNSIDGNGLALKSTVHYSTNYNNAFWNGTQMVYGDGDGSTFVPLSGDLDVVGHELTHGVTEYTANLEYYGQSGALNEAISDMFGNTIEGKNWLIGDAIYTPGTSGDALRYMDNPAKGGQPASMSAYVNTSSDNGGVHTNSGIPNKAYYLLAQGGTFGGVNTTGIGRSQAIQIVYRALNYYLTSSSNFSAYRSAMIQASTDLYGANSAQTTAVKNSLSAVGIN, from the coding sequence TTGAAAAAGACGTTTGGATTTATACTTGCCGGTAGTTTGTTGATTGGTGCTCAGGCTCCAGCTTTTGCTGCTTCTGCTAATGAAGTAACACCACTAGGAGATTACACTCCACAAGTAATTACACAATCTACTTTGGTAACAAGCGGATTGGCTGGTGATGCAAAAGTATGGAAATTCTTGGACAGACAAAAACGTACAATTGCCGGAGATCAACAAGCAACTGCACAACAAGTTTTTGATATTACTAAACGTCAAGCAGATTCCTCTACAGGTACAGAACATTATCGCATCAACCAAATCTACGAAGGCGTTCCAGTATACGGTGCAGAACAAACATTGCACTTTGATAAAACAGGAAATGTATCTTTGTACTTGGGTAGCGTAGTTGAAGATGTCTACGGTAAATTAAGCGATGCTAAAGATGCAAAAGCAGCTGTAACTCCAAAAATTAGCGCTTCTGAAGCAATCAAAATTGCTGAAAAAGATGCTGCTTCTAAAATTGGTTCATTAGGTGAAGCTCAAAAAGCACCAAGTGCTAAATTGTATGTATATGCTCCAGAAGATAAAGCTAGCTTAGCTTATGTAACTGAAGTAAACGTACTTACTCCTGAACCACTTCGTACACGTTACTTTATCGATGCTAAAGATGGTTCAATCTTGTTCCAATATGACTTGATTGAGCATGCTACAGGAACAGGTAAAGGGGTATTGGGCGATACGAAGTCGTTCACAACAACTGTATCTGGTTCTAGCAACTTGTTAATCGATAGTACACGTGGAAAAGGTGTACAAACATATACAGCAGCTAACCGTAGTACTTTGCCAGGATCAACAGTATCCAGCACAAGCAGTACATTTAATGATCCTGCTGCTGTAGATGCTCATACTTACGCAGAAAGAGTATATGATTTCTACAAATCTAACTTTGGACGTAACAGTATTGATGGTAATGGTCTAGCTCTTAAATCTACAGTTCATTACTCTACTAACTACAACAATGCATTCTGGAACGGAACGCAAATGGTCTATGGAGATGGCGACGGTTCTACATTCGTTCCATTGTCTGGTGACTTGGATGTTGTAGGTCATGAATTGACTCACGGTGTAACCGAGTATACAGCTAACCTTGAATACTATGGTCAATCCGGTGCTTTGAATGAAGCAATCTCTGATATGTTCGGTAACACGATCGAAGGTAAAAACTGGTTGATCGGTGATGCAATCTATACTCCAGGTACTTCTGGTGATGCTCTTCGTTACATGGATAACCCTGCTAAAGGTGGACAACCAGCTTCAATGTCTGCTTATGTAAATACATCCAGTGATAACGGTGGCGTACACACAAACAGTGGTATTCCGAACAAAGCATACTACTTGTTAGCGCAAGGTGGAACATTTGGTGGAGTAAATACAACAGGTATCGGTCGTTCACAAGCGATCCAAATCGTATACCGTGCATTGAACTACTACTTGACTTCTAGCTCTAACTTCTCTGCTTACCGTTCTGCAATGATCCAAGCATCTACAGATTTGTATGGTGCAAACTCTGCTCAAACAACAGCTGTTAAAAACTCTTTGAGCGCTGTTGGTATCAACTAA